In Blastopirellula marina, the DNA window TCTCTGCTGACGACGAGGCATACTTTCGCGAACAGTTTGGTGACGTCTGCCATGATGACGGGATTCGCTTTGTCCTTGGCGGCGAGACACGCACCGATTCGATCGCGAATGGAATCGACGCGCTCCAGCAGCCTGGTGACTTCATCGCGATTCATGATGCGGCTCGACCAGGAATCGACGATGCAATGATCGACGATGTCTTTAATGCCGCAGCAGCGAGTGGAGCCGCGATTTTGGCCTTGCCTGTCCCGGGCACTCTGAAGCGAAGTACCGAGGATGGAACCATTCAGGCAACGGTCCCGCGCGATGGGATTTGGGAAGCTCAAACCCCCCAGGTGTTTCGCCGCTCCGTCATTCTCGACGCTTACAAGAAATTCCGAAATGAGCCTGCCACGGATGACGCCAGCTTGGTGGAACGGTTGGGACATCCCATTCATTTGGTGAGGGGCTCGCTTCGAAATCTGAAGATCACGACGAAAGAGGACCTGGAAATCGCCGAGCGTCTGCTTTCTGCAGGGAGTTGAACTCCAGCGTCTGCTTTCGTGTCGTCCCGTAGTGACCTGGGGCGTTTTGCCTTAAAATGCCCGTTTCTCAAGACAAAAACCTTTATTGGCGGCAATCTTCGGCTGATGAAAGATATCTACGCAGAACTGTCCTGGCGCGGTCTGATCAACCAAACCACTGGCGACGATAAGTTCGCCTCCTGGCTAAATGAACAGCCGCGAACCGTTTATGCCGGGTTCGATCCGACGGCCGAAAGTCTGCATGTCGGTCATATGTTGCCGTTGATGCTGCTACGTCGCTTTCAAGCGGCTGGGCACAAACCGATCGCACTGGTTGGTGGTGCCACCGGTATGATCGGCGACCCAAGCGGCAAGAGCGCCGAACGAAATCTGCTTTCGGTCGAACAACTTAGAGCCAACGTCGACGCCATCAAAATTCAGATGGGGAACTTTCTGGACTTCGATGAAGCTGGCAGTGGCGCCGTATTGGTCAACAATTTTGACTGGATGCAAAGCTTCAGCTACCTCGACTTCCTGCGAGACATCGGCAAGAACTTTCCGGTCAACGTAATGATGGCCAAGGACTCGGTCAAAGGTCGGCTGGAGCGAGACGACGCTGGCCTGAGCTACACCGAATTCAGCTATATGCTGCTTCAGGCGTACGACTTTGTGCACTTGTTCGACAAGCATGGCTGCCAGCTGCAAATCGGTGGTAGCGATCAGTGGGGCAACATCACGGCCGGGATCGATCTAGGCCGAAGGATGCGTTCCGCCCAATTGCAGGGCATGACCTGTCCGCTGCTGACCAAGAGCGACGGTACCAAAATGGGTAAAACCGAATCAGGTGCTGTCTGGTTATCAGCCGACCGGACCAGCCCCTACGCGTTCTACCAATATTGGATCAACGTGGCTGACGAAGACGCGGGAAAGTGCCTACGTTTCTTAACGGAATTGGAGCGGGAAGAGATCGAATCGCTCGACAAATCCCGGGAAGAAGAACCGCACAAACGGCAAAGCCAAAAGCGACTGGCCGAGTCACTGACTGAGCTGGTTCACGGAGCCGAAGGCCTCAACAGCGCCGAACGCGCCACGCAGATTTTCTTTGGTGGCGAGATCGATAACCTGAACGATAGTCAGTTGTTAGAGATCTTCGCAGATGTCCCTAGCCAGGAACTGGGACGTGATCGACTAACGGGTGACACAGGATTGAATGTCATTGATGCGTTGGTCGAAGCGGGCCTCTGTAAGAGCAAGGGAGAAGCCCGTCGTGTAATCTCACAAGGCGGTGCCTACGTCAACAATCGCCGCGTCGACGATACCGATACGTCGCTCGGCACCGATCATCTTGCCAGCGAGACCGTCATGGTTCTGCGAAGTGGTAAGAAGAAATATGCCTTGCTACGGTTTACCGGTAAGTAGCGGAATCGTGCTAGCGAGCCCTGATTCAAATTGACGCCTGGCGGGCAAACTCCTACGATTCCCCCAGGCGTATTAGTTTTGGGGCGAGGCGGGTTCCCTCACGGTTAGGTCTGCGGTGGCGCGAAAAAAGACGTTCATAGCGGTGTTTTGTCTGGCGGTCGCCCTGATTGCGGTGGTGACCGGAGCGGTCTACAACGCCACGCAACAGGCTCCCCAGTTCTATACCGAGGCCCTCGAATTCGAACCGGTGGACGCCAGCGAAACGGGCGAGATCCTGGAAGAACAGGTCTTTGCCTTCTCAAACCAGGTGAAGAAGCCACGACGCTGGTCGCTTCATCTGACCGATCGTCAAATTAACGGCTGGCTGGCTTCCGATCTCAAAGAAAAGTTCCCTGGCATTCTTCCTGAAACGATCGAAGAACCTCGTGTCGCTGTGCAGGGCAAAACGCTGCTGGTCGGCTGCAAGTACAAAGGCCAATCGCTGAATTCGATCTTGGCTGTTTCGCTCGACTGTTTTCTGGTCGAGGGACAACCGAATGTAGTCGGCATCCAACTGCATAACGTTACGGCAGGATCGCTCCCGATTCCGATCGGCAAGCTGATCGACGAAATCAACACGTACGCCGATAAGGCAGATCTTCCTCTTCGCTGGCAACAACGTGACGGCGATCCGGTTGCCTTAATAACCATTCCTAGCGAAGGACCAGAAATCGAAGGCGAAATCCGCATCGATGCTTTGGAACTTAAGGATGGCGAGATTCTTCTTTCGGGCGAAACATTGAAGACCGAAGAGGAGAAACAGAAGGAAGCCATGAAGGCATCTCAATCGGAAGTCGCCGAATCGGAGCTGGCACCTGCCGTCGAGTCTCCTTGAATCTCAAGCCTCAGCAGACCAAGAAGTTGCTTACCTGAAAGCTCGATTTCTATCTGGTTTGCGGTTCTTCGCTTCCACACAAACGTTCCTGATTCGACTTGCATGACTTCCCCGCGGTTATTCGACACCGGGCCTTCGTAGTCGAGATAGGCACGGCGATGATCGAAATCGGGGATTGCTTCGACCGTGGCTTTCAAGTCAGGCAACTGCCACAAGGTAAAAGTCTTCAGAACATCCCCCTCTTCCAACATCAGATCGTAATGATCTGGCTTGGTGGCCTGAAGGGGAGTTCGGTGATGCAGGATAACGAAGCGAAGCATACCGTTAGTATACGGTTGTGTCGGCTTCGCCTGATACACCTTGTGGCAAACGCTTGGTTTGCACGTCTGCCCTAATGACCTTTCTGCCTGCAGTCGACATCTGCACTTCAAGATTGAAGCGAATGACCTCGCCTGGCTTCACGTACTGGATCGGTTGGACCTGTACCGTAAGTCGATCGGCCGACAACCGTGGTTGCTGCGTGATCGGTCCAGTGAGGTTGGTCAGGTTCATACCTTCCGAAAGATGCAGAGTGACCTGCAGATTCTCGTCGTCGACATTTCGATTGTTCTTAATCGCCAATACGTATTTAACAGTACTTCCCGTACGAACCCCATCACTTAGATCGGTCAGGGAGACTTCAAGATCACCAGTAACCTGAGCATTTCCTTGGCCGCCAGGGCTACCTTGTCCACTTGGAGTGCCCTGTCCGACTGTTGGCGGTGGCTCGGGTGCTGGCGTCATCGGAGCGACGATCTCCAAACACTTCTCAGCCTCACGTGTGATTCCTTCATCACAGGTTGCTCGGACGATATTACATGCTCGCGGAACAGGACGACTGGCGGAACATTGGACCTCTAAGATCGCTTCCTGGTTAGGAAGAATCCGTGGGAAGGACCAGATCACTCGATTTTGTTCGTCGATCGCCGGATCGGTACGACCCAAGATTTGGAACTCGGGATCAATCGATTCCTCGACACGCACATTGGTTAGCGGAGATGGACCGTTATTATAGAGCCTCGCTCGGAACAGAACCGTTTGTCCAACGACTTCACGTTCCACCGAACGCAGTTCCAGCGTAAACGTCGGCTCCGGTGGGGGTGGCGAAACGGTCACCCACGCGGTCTTCGACTTCCCTGCGACACCTTGAGCGGAAACGGTCAGTGTGTGATGGAAGCGACCCGGAACTTGCGTCTGCAGTTCTAGCTGAATCGTACGTTCCTGACCAATCGCCAGACTTCCGAGCTGATCGTTTATGATGCGACCATTCTCTGCCATTGGATGGCTCAAACCATTATCAAACACATCTTCAAGTCGCAAGCCGACTAACGGTTGATCGCCCGTATTGCGGACGGTGATGTTGTAAACAACCGGCTCTCCCACGATGACCGTTTCGGGACCTTCCATGAAGAGTTGAATCGCATCGACGTTAATCTGCGTCTCGACACAATCCTCGCTTCGCAGTCCCGCTGCGGCGGTGGCAACCGCACAGTTGCGAATCACGCCCGATTGCTGCACACGCGTCGTAATCGAAATCTGGCGGAAACCACGAGCTTCGAGATCACCGATGGTCCAAACAAGTTGATTACCAATTTGCTGTGCTGCCGGGACGCTGCTTTCATATTGCAATCCGGCCGGCAAGGCGCAACTCACTTCCGTATTGCGAGCAGCAACGTCGCCGCCATTTTGGACGTTGATATTATAAACCGCTTGGGCGCCGTACTCGGCGACCTGGGGACCGGTCATATCGACGGCCAACTGCGGAGCACTCCAAGTGACGGTAGTCACTCCAGAACCCAACGTCAGGTTTTCGGCGTTGCTTTGTGGATCGAGGTTGGGCTGTATGATCGTTACACGAATCTGGGCAGTGCCCGCTTGTTGGGTCAGTGGAACCAATTCGACGGTCGCGAAACCGTTGGAATCGGTTCGCGTTTTAATGCCCGCTCCTTGTTCGGCCGGTTGACCGTTGACCAGGAACGCCGATGCAGGGCCGTCCAAGATTTCGTACTGCACTTCCCAGTCCGAGACCGGCTGCCGGTTGGTTTGCCGCAAGACGGTGGTCGAAAGTACCGCTTTGTCACCGGCGGGAACAACTGTTGAGTTGGGGAACTGCCACTGGGCATCAACCCAATAAATGGTCGCCGTCTGCTGGCGAGCTGGCCAATTTTCGAACGTCGGTGCCAATGCAGTGACGCGACTCACGCCGGGCGAAGCCGAACTGACCGACATCCAGGTTTGTCCGCGCAGCACGCGCACGTCGTCGCCGGGAAGTTCGGTGCCACGGTCGATGGTTTTATCGCACAATAATGTGCTGCTAGTCGCAAAGTCGGGACCTTGGACGCCGTAATCTCGGTTCGACACGAGATCGAAGTAGTTATAGTCTTTGCCAACCTCGGTGATGTAACCAACGCTCTCTCGCGAGAGAATCCAATTCACCGGTCGCCCTGCTTCATGCAAATGACGTTTACGATTCAAACCGGCAACAAGAACGACTTCCGTTCCGACCGGAGCAACCACGCGTGACGGAGAAAGCTGTAATGCCTGAGGATCCGCTACATCCTTCGGAGGTTCCGGTAGCGGCGTCAGCGGCGTGACACCAGGTGCCGGACAAGGTGAGAGCGGCGGAGGCTGTTGGAATGCTGGCTGTTGATTGAAACAACCGAGATTGCATTCCACTGGCTCGGCATCGCGGGCAAAGATATGTCGTCCCGTTGGATCAATTCGGGGCACACGCAACGGAGCGCAGCCTGATCCAACGAACGCAATCCATAGCGTCGAAAGGAGCAATAATCGCTTCGTGCTTGATGACCACCGCATGGCTGATTCCGTACCTCGGGCGTAGTTTCCATGTCATAGCTTGCCCAGACTGACAAGCCATGCAAAGTTAGCACGCGGTTAGGCAACATGCGGCATTTTTTCAACGTGCGGTGTTGAAAAAAAACAACGCGACCCGTGCGCTTAGATAAATCACACGGGTCGCGTTGATAAATCAGATTGTAGGGGCAATGCCCCAGCGTCTAGCGGTTACGAGCGAAGATACCCGTGGCATACCACACGCCGTTTCGACCACGCTTCATGTCGTAGCCGTAGTAGACGTTGTTAGAACTGACGGCCGACCAGTGCCCTGACGAATGTCGCCAACTGCGGACACATTCGATCGCGGCGTCTTCCAAACGTTGGCCTGGCCAGCTCTCAGCACAGACTTCGGTTGGCAATAGATTGCCAGGCAACTGGGCTTTGATTTGGTGGAACCGTGATTCCCACTGATGATGCCCTTGCAGTTGCATGCTGGCCTGGTTGCGACTGTGACGAAACGTCTCGAGTGCTAGCAGGCGACGGAAGATCCCCTTCGTGCTCGCAGGCTTTTCAGGGTGCATCCGCACCGCGTAGATCAGCGTTCGTTGCGTCAGCGAACCAGGAGGCAATGTCAGAATGACTTGCATCTGGTCAACGGTGCGTCCTTGCGAACCTCGCAGATTGAATTGGCTGACAACTTGCCCGTATTCGGAAGGATCATTGTTGGTGTAATCGACGATCGCGATACCCGCACTACCGTACATGTATCCAAATGCAGCGTGATTCAAGATTCGTGTCGGCTTCTCCTTGATCGTCACATTGGCATCGACCGAGAGCTTGGCCAAGGTGTAATTGCTTAGCAACGATTGGATGCTTCGGTTTGTCAGCACCTCGTCTTCGAAACGAGAAGCAACTTGCGAATCATCGTAGAAGTAGATCACCAACATCTTCTTGTCGGCGGTCGCGGCTTTCACGGCACTCGAGTAGTTATCGTGCCATGTGAGCTCCGAGGTTTCTGCTTTTGCGACGCTTGTCCAACTCATGAGCAATATGAGATTGGCTAACAAGCAAAGTTTGCGAAAGGAGATGATCATGGGGGCTATGAACGCTTCAAGGAATGGAAGGGGTAGGTAACGTTTCCGGCATTTATGCAGGAGAAACGGAATTTACCGGTCAAAACAATTACGTAAGCCTAAAACTGGCGGTTGTAGCAGTCAATCTACTAATAGTGGACGGATGGCAGATCTCCCTCATTTTCCTGCGATCTTTGCCGCACGACGCAGATAGGCAACCTGCGAAGTATAGAGAAGGGGAAATATCTTGGATATTGTCAGGGATTTGGGCGACTTTCCTACGAATGATGGCAATGAAAGCTTCACGAGATCGCCTAATCGGTATATCTTGTGTGCTGCCCAATCCCTCACAGACCGTAAATTGCCCCTCCACCACGGATGAGGAACATCATGAATCGGAATCTACGGCGTACGGCGGCGCACTCTTTTCTCGCATCTCTTTCGGGATTACTGATCCTAACTGGGTTCGTTTCGGCTCAAACCCCTAGCCCAGCGGAAGACTTGTCACCAATCGTGGAGGACGCCAAGTCGAACTTCCAACCGGTGACCGACGCGGAAGTCGCCTCGGCCAAACAAAAGCTTGAAGCGAAGCTCTCGCAACTTCAAAGTCTGCTTTCCAATGGAACAGACGAGAACAAGCAAGCCTGGGAGCAGTATCTGCGTTGGGATGACCTTCAAACGCAACTTGCTGCCAATCAGCCTGACCTGCGAACCTTAGAAGAAATCTACTTGAAGTATCGAGGTTCGTATGCGGGACTTGACAAAAGGCAGCTAGTCGAGGCTCGACGCGCCTTGCGGCACTACATCAATTTGGCCTACTTCCTCCAAGTCGATCAGTACAAGCAGCAGTTCGATATTCAGCTGAAAACCCTGGCAGATGCGATCAAACGTTACTCCGATTCTTCGGCTGACGCCGACAGCAAAACCATTGGGGCGATTCTCGGATGGCTCGAACAAGGCAATCAAGTTCCGAAATTGGTTTCTTCCATTCGTAAAGAATTTAATCACCCGAATCTTTATGCCTCGGTTTCCCGCGAATTCCTCGCTGCAGGTATCAGCCGCAAAGTGGATCAGGTCAATCCCGTTCACGAAATCATCCTGGGCACGAATGTCACCGGCACCGCCCATTTGGTCGGAGATGTCGATGTCAATCTCCTACCCAGCAAAGACAGCGCGCTGATTGAACTGCAATTAAAAGGGGATGTCACGTCGAACAACGTCGGTGTTAATGGACCGGCAACGATCTATTCGACAGGCTTTAGCCAGATTGTCGCCAGCAAGGTGCTTGAGTTCACGAAGGATGGTTTGCTGGGCAAGCCAACTTCGGCCGATGCGACAACTTCGACGACGTTCAACGCGATCTGCGCGAAGATGAAATTGATCCAAAAGATCGCCACTAAACGTGCTTATCAACAAAAAGGTCAAGCAGAAGCAATCGCTTCAGATCGTACCGAATTTCGAATCGAACAGCGATTCGACGACGAGTCAAAAGATCTGATTGCCGACGCAAATACCCGTTTGACGGAGAAACTGTTCCGCCCTCTCAAGGGTCGTGACGAGTTCCCTGACACGCTCAATATTTCTTCGACCCAAGATGAAGTGAATGTCGAAGTGCTACATGCCAGCCAGTCGCAACTAGCTGCCCCCGGCACCGCTCCTGAATCGAGTGATGACGGAGCCGATGTAACGCTCAAGGTTCACGAGTCGATCGTTAACAACTACGGCGAAACATTCCTGGCCGGCGTTGTCCTCACCGACGAAAAATTGGTCGACCTATTGAAGCAACGCAACGCCGAGATCCCTGAAGAATTAGAGATCACTCCAGATTCCGATCCTTGGTCGATCACGTTCGACTACAAGAGCCCGATCCAGGTGATCTTCGACAACGACACCGTCAAAATCGGCATTCGCGGTCGTCAGTTCACGCGTGGGAATACGGAGGTGAATCGTACCATCTCGATCAGCGCGGACTACAAGATCGAAAAGGGAGAAGCAGGTACACTTCTCACCCGTACCGGTGAAGTGGTCGTCGATTTCCCCACACAAGAACGTCTTGGTCCATTAGACCTGACAGCAAAAACCTTCCTCCGCAAGAAGTTTGAAGCGGTCTTCAAGCAAGAGATCGTCGGCGAAGGGATCAAGATGGAAGGGGAATGGGAAAAGGCTGGTATCCTGCGAATCTCTTCTCT includes these proteins:
- the ispD gene encoding 2-C-methyl-D-erythritol 4-phosphate cytidylyltransferase — translated: MIQFSVILPAAGRSTRFGGGELKKVFVELLGQPVWLHSARRFAARPDVKEVVVVISADDEAYFREQFGDVCHDDGIRFVLGGETRTDSIANGIDALQQPGDFIAIHDAARPGIDDAMIDDVFNAAAASGAAILALPVPGTLKRSTEDGTIQATVPRDGIWEAQTPQVFRRSVILDAYKKFRNEPATDDASLVERLGHPIHLVRGSLRNLKITTKEDLEIAERLLSAGS
- the tyrS gene encoding tyrosine--tRNA ligase, coding for MKDIYAELSWRGLINQTTGDDKFASWLNEQPRTVYAGFDPTAESLHVGHMLPLMLLRRFQAAGHKPIALVGGATGMIGDPSGKSAERNLLSVEQLRANVDAIKIQMGNFLDFDEAGSGAVLVNNFDWMQSFSYLDFLRDIGKNFPVNVMMAKDSVKGRLERDDAGLSYTEFSYMLLQAYDFVHLFDKHGCQLQIGGSDQWGNITAGIDLGRRMRSAQLQGMTCPLLTKSDGTKMGKTESGAVWLSADRTSPYAFYQYWINVADEDAGKCLRFLTELEREEIESLDKSREEEPHKRQSQKRLAESLTELVHGAEGLNSAERATQIFFGGEIDNLNDSQLLEIFADVPSQELGRDRLTGDTGLNVIDALVEAGLCKSKGEARRVISQGGAYVNNRRVDDTDTSLGTDHLASETVMVLRSGKKKYALLRFTGK
- a CDS encoding DNA polymerase ligase N-terminal domain-containing protein, with the protein product MLRFVILHHRTPLQATKPDHYDLMLEEGDVLKTFTLWQLPDLKATVEAIPDFDHRRAYLDYEGPVSNNRGEVMQVESGTFVWKRRTANQIEIELSGKQLLGLLRLEIQGDSTAGASSDSATSD
- a CDS encoding DUF11 domain-containing protein, which gives rise to MRWSSSTKRLLLLSTLWIAFVGSGCAPLRVPRIDPTGRHIFARDAEPVECNLGCFNQQPAFQQPPPLSPCPAPGVTPLTPLPEPPKDVADPQALQLSPSRVVAPVGTEVVLVAGLNRKRHLHEAGRPVNWILSRESVGYITEVGKDYNYFDLVSNRDYGVQGPDFATSSTLLCDKTIDRGTELPGDDVRVLRGQTWMSVSSASPGVSRVTALAPTFENWPARQQTATIYWVDAQWQFPNSTVVPAGDKAVLSTTVLRQTNRQPVSDWEVQYEILDGPASAFLVNGQPAEQGAGIKTRTDSNGFATVELVPLTQQAGTAQIRVTIIQPNLDPQSNAENLTLGSGVTTVTWSAPQLAVDMTGPQVAEYGAQAVYNINVQNGGDVAARNTEVSCALPAGLQYESSVPAAQQIGNQLVWTIGDLEARGFRQISITTRVQQSGVIRNCAVATAAAGLRSEDCVETQINVDAIQLFMEGPETVIVGEPVVYNITVRNTGDQPLVGLRLEDVFDNGLSHPMAENGRIINDQLGSLAIGQERTIQLELQTQVPGRFHHTLTVSAQGVAGKSKTAWVTVSPPPPEPTFTLELRSVEREVVGQTVLFRARLYNNGPSPLTNVRVEESIDPEFQILGRTDPAIDEQNRVIWSFPRILPNQEAILEVQCSASRPVPRACNIVRATCDEGITREAEKCLEIVAPMTPAPEPPPTVGQGTPSGQGSPGGQGNAQVTGDLEVSLTDLSDGVRTGSTVKYVLAIKNNRNVDDENLQVTLHLSEGMNLTNLTGPITQQPRLSADRLTVQVQPIQYVKPGEVIRFNLEVQMSTAGRKVIRADVQTKRLPQGVSGEADTTVY